The proteins below are encoded in one region of Geminocystis sp. M7585_C2015_104:
- a CDS encoding 2Fe-2S iron-sulfur cluster binding domain-containing protein — MTKTYTVKVTHQGQTYSFQVAENEKILDVAQRNNIDLPFSCGAGVCTTCAAKIIRGEVDQSDGMGLSPELQAEGYVLLCVAYPRSDLEVEAGKEDEVYERQFSMPR, encoded by the coding sequence ATGACTAAAACCTATACAGTAAAGGTAACCCATCAGGGACAAACTTACAGTTTCCAGGTAGCGGAAAACGAGAAGATTCTGGATGTAGCTCAAAGAAACAATATTGACTTGCCCTTTTCTTGTGGTGCCGGGGTTTGTACCACCTGTGCTGCTAAAATTATCAGGGGAGAGGTAGATCAGAGTGATGGCATGGGTTTATCCCCCGAGTTACAGGCAGAGGGGTATGTGTTGTTGTGTGTGGCTTATCCCCGCAGTGACTTAGAGGTGGAGGCTGGCAAGGAAGACGAGGTATATGAGCGTCAGTTTAGCATGCCTCGGTGA
- a CDS encoding peptidylprolyl isomerase: MKNNWWSLIIKCILIVVLFLLNPVTTKSAKAALAQGDAITDPEAILRYALPIDNKVIREIQRDIEQVEKEARRKRWSLVAKKVKNASFLLKNRKDEILASVPEEKRARGEELLAAITEKVGKLEEAVAAEDKEEILQLRDNILDNITELEESMVKGFPFKVPEEYSHLPQLLGRAKVEIKTTKGDMIVVVDGYSAPVTAGNFVDLVKRKFYDGLPFIRVEDRFVVQTGDPEGPEEGFIDPKTGKYRAIPLEILLKGESEPLYGFTTEDVGKPLAQPVLPFSAYGAVALARPSTDPNGGSSQFFFFKFDNELTPPGYNLMDGRFAVFGYVVEGAEVLEEITPEDKIISARVIEGEENLVEPAV, encoded by the coding sequence ATGAAAAACAATTGGTGGAGCCTAATAATAAAATGCATTTTAATTGTAGTCCTATTTCTCCTTAACCCTGTAACCACAAAGTCGGCTAAAGCGGCATTGGCACAGGGAGATGCTATTACTGATCCTGAGGCTATACTACGTTACGCCCTCCCCATAGATAACAAGGTTATCAGAGAGATTCAGAGGGATATAGAACAGGTGGAGAAGGAGGCAAGACGAAAACGTTGGTCTTTGGTGGCAAAGAAGGTGAAAAATGCCTCATTTTTGCTGAAAAACCGGAAAGATGAGATTTTAGCCAGTGTGCCTGAGGAAAAAAGAGCTAGGGGGGAAGAATTACTGGCAGCCATCACCGAAAAGGTGGGTAAATTAGAGGAGGCGGTGGCGGCAGAAGACAAGGAGGAGATTTTGCAACTACGAGACAATATCCTGGACAACATCACTGAATTAGAAGAAAGCATGGTAAAGGGCTTCCCTTTCAAGGTGCCCGAGGAATACTCTCATCTGCCACAACTTTTGGGGCGTGCAAAGGTGGAAATCAAAACCACTAAAGGGGATATGATTGTAGTGGTGGATGGCTATAGTGCCCCTGTAACTGCCGGTAATTTTGTGGACTTGGTAAAACGGAAATTCTATGATGGCCTTCCCTTTATTAGGGTTGAAGATCGCTTTGTAGTACAAACAGGTGACCCAGAAGGGCCAGAGGAGGGATTCATTGACCCGAAAACAGGTAAATACAGAGCGATACCATTAGAAATACTGTTGAAAGGGGAATCTGAGCCTCTTTATGGGTTTACCACGGAGGATGTGGGCAAACCTCTGGCACAACCGGTATTGCCCTTTAGCGCCTATGGGGCAGTAGCTTTGGCACGTCCCAGTACTGATCCTAACGGAGGTTCGTCCCAATTTTTCTTCTTCAAGTTTGACAATGAGTTAACACCACCAGGGTATAACCTGATGGATGGGCGTTTTGCCGTTTTTGGGTATGTAGTGGAAGGCGCGGAGGTGTTAGAAGAGATTACTCCTGAAGACAAGATTATTTCCGCCCGGGTTATAGAAGGGGAAGAGAATTTGGTTGAACCTGCTGTGTAG